One Mycoavidus sp. B2-EB genomic region harbors:
- the bioB gene encoding biotin synthase BioB — protein MTQATCASHNAAPATLKPLTCATGEANSAPWKIADVLALYELPFNDLLFRAQQTHRAHFDANVVQLSTLLSIKTGGCPEDCAYCPQSSHYETDVTADKLMPLDEVISAAKAAKAHGATRFCMGAAWRSPKERHLAPVLEMIRAVKALGLETCVTLGMLEKPQAQALKEAGLDYYNHNLDTSPEFYGQIISTRTYQERLDTLEHVRAAEINVCCGGIVGLGESRRERAGLIAQLANLDPYPESVPINNLVQVEGTPLSGTEPLDPFEFVRTIAVARITMPRAMVRLSAGREQMDVALQALCFFAGANSIFYGEKLLTTTNPQAEADRTLLARLGMRAEADCAA, from the coding sequence ATGACACAAGCGACGTGTGCATCACATAATGCTGCGCCAGCGACCTTAAAGCCGTTAACTTGCGCAACCGGTGAGGCTAACTCAGCTCCGTGGAAAATCGCCGACGTCCTTGCGTTATACGAGCTGCCGTTCAATGATTTATTGTTCCGTGCCCAGCAAACACATCGCGCGCATTTCGATGCAAATGTAGTGCAACTGTCTACCTTGCTTTCAATCAAAACTGGCGGTTGTCCAGAGGATTGTGCATATTGCCCGCAATCTTCGCATTATGAGACAGACGTTACGGCAGATAAATTAATGCCGCTGGATGAAGTCATCAGCGCGGCTAAGGCGGCTAAGGCGCATGGCGCAACCCGTTTTTGCATGGGCGCAGCCTGGCGTAGCCCGAAAGAGCGGCACTTGGCGCCCGTACTCGAGATGATCCGCGCAGTTAAAGCGTTGGGACTTGAAACTTGCGTCACCTTAGGCATGCTCGAAAAACCGCAAGCGCAAGCACTCAAAGAAGCCGGTCTTGATTACTATAACCATAACCTGGATACGTCCCCTGAGTTTTATGGGCAAATTATTAGCACACGCACCTATCAAGAGCGGTTGGATACCCTCGAACATGTGCGTGCAGCAGAAATTAATGTTTGCTGCGGCGGCATTGTCGGCTTGGGTGAATCACGCCGCGAACGAGCGGGGCTCATTGCGCAACTCGCTAATTTAGATCCTTATCCAGAATCTGTGCCCATTAATAATTTGGTGCAAGTTGAAGGCACACCCTTATCCGGCACAGAGCCGTTAGATCCATTTGAATTTGTGCGGACAATTGCCGTGGCGCGCATCACTATGCCACGCGCGATGGTGCGCTTATCAGCCGGCCGCGAACAAATGGATGTGGCTCTGCAAGCATTATGTTTTTTCGCTGGCGCAAATTCAATTTTTTATGGTGAAAAACTATTAACTACAACCAATCCACAAGCAGAGGCCGACCGGACTCTACTCGCGCGGCTAGGGATGCGTGCTGAAGCAGATTGCGCGGCTTAA
- the mnmC gene encoding bifunctional tRNA (5-methylaminomethyl-2-thiouridine)(34)-methyltransferase MnmD/FAD-dependent 5-carboxymethylaminomethyl-2-thiouridine(34) oxidoreductase MnmC encodes MPTIIPAPLTLLEDGTPYSAAFSDIYHSAAGGFTQAQRVFMAGNQLPARWAGQAIFSIVETGFGAGINFLATWAAWRDDPARCARLHFVSIEKHPFTRENLHLLQQRLINAKLAPLTRHLCAAWPILTSGLHRLEFEEGRVILTLALGDIRDLLPQLWLRADAFYLDGFAPAKNPDMWHTSIFKALARLAAPNATLATYTTAGVVRHGLIAAGFEIHKAQGFGMKREMLIGHFAPRWRVRRHEPPTAYVARERHALVIGAGFAGCALTERLAARGWHVSLIEQSKTCAAGASGNPVSVFHPFITRDDNAAARASRAGFLYALRRWQTLAPIDTFLWRAQGLIQIAANQTALDAMQATLSRLAYPAELVSSVTRAEASALAGLELAQGGWYFPRGGWLDPASLCQAQLITAGAALTPYFQHKINRLVYRENLWHALDDTGRSIVAAPVAILANANDAARLAGLHYVQTHSIRGQLTALPTPTVRLQIPITGSGYLAPLTSTSLLAGASYELDDPNPMPCVESHQHNLNQLAQLAPSLANRFDPNTLAGYVAFRCVANDRMPFIGPIADEHAAQRINAQSLDVPRAPGLFGAFAYGSRGLVWATLGAELIASQLDGEPMPIERSLIQVLDPARFLLRALRQKN; translated from the coding sequence ATGCCTACGATTATTCCGGCCCCACTTACCTTACTTGAAGACGGCACGCCTTATTCCGCCGCATTCTCGGATATTTACCATAGTGCTGCAGGTGGGTTTACGCAAGCACAGCGTGTCTTTATGGCAGGGAATCAACTGCCTGCGCGCTGGGCCGGCCAAGCGATTTTTTCGATCGTTGAGACCGGCTTTGGTGCCGGCATTAACTTTCTAGCGACATGGGCGGCCTGGCGTGACGACCCGGCACGTTGCGCACGCTTGCATTTCGTCTCGATTGAAAAACATCCATTCACGCGCGAGAATTTACACCTCCTCCAACAACGCCTGATTAACGCCAAGCTCGCTCCATTGACGCGCCATTTATGTGCAGCCTGGCCTATTTTGACGTCGGGATTACATCGCTTGGAATTTGAGGAAGGGCGCGTCATCCTAACCCTTGCTTTGGGAGATATTCGCGATTTACTGCCCCAGCTATGGTTACGCGCCGATGCGTTTTATTTGGACGGTTTTGCGCCCGCAAAAAACCCAGATATGTGGCACACATCTATTTTTAAAGCGCTGGCCCGCTTGGCCGCCCCCAATGCAACACTCGCCACGTATACGACGGCTGGCGTTGTGCGGCACGGGCTGATTGCCGCGGGCTTTGAAATACATAAAGCGCAAGGCTTTGGGATGAAACGCGAAATGTTAATAGGTCACTTCGCACCGCGCTGGCGGGTACGACGCCATGAGCCGCCGACGGCCTATGTTGCGCGTGAACGGCATGCGCTAGTGATTGGCGCTGGCTTTGCCGGCTGCGCACTCACTGAGCGGCTCGCCGCACGTGGCTGGCATGTCTCATTAATTGAGCAAAGCAAAACCTGCGCAGCCGGCGCCTCTGGCAATCCGGTCAGCGTGTTCCACCCGTTCATAACACGCGATGACAACGCCGCTGCACGCGCCTCACGGGCCGGTTTTTTGTACGCGCTGCGGCGCTGGCAAACGCTGGCCCCGATAGATACGTTTCTCTGGCGAGCACAGGGCCTCATACAAATTGCAGCCAATCAGACCGCACTTGATGCAATGCAGGCAACTCTTTCCCGCTTAGCTTATCCGGCAGAGCTGGTCAGTTCTGTCACACGCGCTGAAGCCAGTGCGCTCGCAGGGCTAGAGTTAGCGCAGGGCGGTTGGTATTTTCCGCGCGGGGGCTGGCTCGATCCGGCATCTCTATGTCAGGCCCAACTCATCACGGCTGGCGCTGCGCTTACGCCATATTTTCAACACAAAATCAACCGTCTAGTCTATCGAGAAAACCTCTGGCACGCATTAGATGACACAGGCCGCAGCATCGTCGCAGCGCCGGTCGCTATCTTAGCGAATGCAAATGATGCCGCACGCCTTGCCGGTTTACATTATGTGCAGACCCACTCCATACGTGGGCAATTAACCGCATTACCCACCCCAACGGTCAGGTTACAGATCCCCATCACAGGTAGCGGCTACCTCGCCCCCTTAACTTCAACCAGTCTATTAGCCGGCGCGAGTTACGAGCTGGATGACCCCAACCCTATGCCCTGCGTGGAAAGTCATCAACATAATCTAAACCAGCTGGCGCAGCTCGCACCCTCATTGGCTAACCGCTTTGATCCAAATACATTAGCTGGATATGTCGCCTTTCGCTGCGTGGCAAATGACCGCATGCCATTCATCGGCCCTATCGCAGATGAGCATGCGGCTCAACGCATCAACGCTCAGTCACTAGACGTGCCACGCGCGCCCGGTTTATTTGGCGCATTTGCTTATGGTTCACGCGGTTTAGTTTGGGCCACGCTGGGCGCGGAATTGATCGCCTCACAACTGGATGGTGAGCCTATGCCAATCGAACGATCACTCATCCAAGTACTTGATCCAGCGCGTTTTTTGCTCCGCGCTTTGCGCCAAAAAAACTAA
- the bioF gene encoding 8-amino-7-oxononanoate synthase, with the protein MEALATLSNQLRELDAQALRRQRRCAETSCATHMQVDGRAVINFASNDYLGLASHPKLVAALVDGATRYGVGSGGSHLLGGHSRAHALLEDQLAAFAGGFIDKPRALYFCTGYMANLATLSALASPAKSASEQAATIFSDALNHASLIDGARLARANVQIYPHADTVALETLLSVCKTPLKLIVTDALFSMDGDLAPLNELLALAEKYGAWLVVDDAHGFGVLGSHGAGTLAAFELHSPQLIYIATLGKAAGVAGAFVIAHDTVIEWLIQRARPYIFTTASPPAIAHAASASLSLIASSEGQTRRAQLQQRIAQTRALLQQTAWQAVDSVTAIQPLIIGANAPTLACAAQLAAQGLWVPAIRPPTVEPGASRLRISLSANHSSADLEQLSTALLTSAI; encoded by the coding sequence ATGGAAGCTCTGGCCACTCTTTCAAATCAGCTCCGGGAACTTGATGCTCAGGCTCTGCGCCGCCAACGACGCTGCGCTGAAACCAGTTGCGCAACGCATATGCAAGTTGACGGCCGTGCGGTGATTAATTTTGCCAGCAATGATTACTTAGGATTAGCCTCTCATCCTAAATTGGTCGCGGCTCTGGTCGATGGCGCTACGCGCTATGGCGTTGGCAGTGGTGGTTCACATTTGTTAGGCGGACATTCACGCGCCCATGCTCTACTTGAGGATCAGCTCGCCGCCTTTGCCGGCGGATTTATTGATAAACCGCGTGCCCTGTATTTTTGTACGGGTTACATGGCGAATCTGGCTACGCTATCCGCCCTCGCAAGCCCAGCCAAAAGCGCCTCTGAACAGGCCGCAACAATTTTCTCAGACGCGCTTAACCATGCGTCATTAATTGATGGCGCACGCCTAGCGCGCGCCAACGTGCAAATCTATCCACATGCAGATACTGTCGCGCTTGAAACTTTATTGAGCGTTTGCAAGACACCATTAAAACTGATTGTGACAGATGCACTTTTCAGTATGGATGGGGATCTTGCGCCGCTTAACGAACTACTCGCTTTAGCTGAAAAATACGGAGCCTGGCTGGTGGTGGACGATGCACACGGCTTTGGCGTACTGGGCAGCCATGGAGCAGGGACTTTAGCGGCATTCGAACTGCATTCGCCACAGTTGATTTATATTGCCACGCTCGGTAAAGCAGCCGGCGTAGCGGGTGCCTTTGTGATTGCGCACGATACCGTAATCGAATGGCTGATCCAGCGCGCCCGGCCCTATATTTTCACCACGGCCTCACCGCCGGCCATAGCGCATGCCGCTTCAGCCAGCTTGAGTCTTATCGCCAGCAGCGAAGGGCAAACCAGACGGGCACAATTGCAACAGCGGATCGCACAAACGCGCGCGCTATTACAACAAACCGCCTGGCAAGCCGTCGACTCTGTAACTGCGATCCAACCATTAATTATCGGCGCTAACGCACCCACGCTTGCATGCGCCGCTCAGCTTGCCGCACAGGGGCTATGGGTGCCCGCGATTCGCCCACCTACAGTAGAGCCAGGCGCATCAAGGTTACGGATTTCTTTATCCGCCAATCATTCGTCGGCTGACCTCGAACAACTCAGCACTGCATTACTGACCTCTGCAATCTAA
- the bioD gene encoding dethiobiotin synthase → MDRSYSFFVTGTDTEIGKTLTSSALLHAFGARGLRTAAMKPIAAGAEYRNGVWCNEDAEFLAQAANVALPTALTTPYLCQEALAPHLAARQDGIHLEIEQILQCYATVAQAANCVVVEGVGGFQVPLDDHYDTADLARALKLPVVLVVGLRLGCLNHALLTAAAIRANGLSFVGWVANQIDPAMRYVDENMATLRVRFEQQYSAPLLGKIPHLESPSAATAALYLNIDPLLALCAERL, encoded by the coding sequence ATGGATCGATCTTATTCTTTTTTTGTAACCGGCACCGATACTGAAATTGGCAAAACGCTGACATCCTCTGCGTTATTGCACGCCTTTGGCGCCCGCGGGCTACGCACGGCCGCGATGAAACCCATTGCCGCCGGCGCAGAATATCGCAATGGCGTTTGGTGTAATGAAGATGCCGAGTTTCTGGCGCAGGCGGCAAACGTTGCTTTGCCAACCGCCTTAACGACCCCTTATTTATGTCAAGAGGCCCTGGCCCCGCATCTCGCCGCTAGACAAGATGGAATCCATCTTGAGATTGAGCAAATCCTACAATGTTATGCTACAGTAGCTCAAGCGGCCAATTGTGTGGTGGTTGAAGGCGTTGGCGGTTTCCAGGTGCCGCTCGATGACCATTACGATACAGCCGATCTCGCCCGCGCGCTAAAGCTGCCCGTGGTGCTGGTAGTAGGCTTACGTCTTGGTTGTTTAAATCACGCATTATTGACTGCCGCTGCAATCCGCGCAAACGGACTCTCGTTCGTAGGGTGGGTGGCCAATCAAATCGATCCAGCCATGCGCTACGTCGACGAAAACATGGCTACTTTGCGGGTACGTTTTGAGCAACAATACAGCGCACCGCTATTAGGTAAAATTCCGCATTTGGAATCTCCGTCGGCTGCGACTGCCGCGCTTTATTTAAATATCGATCCATTGCTCGCGCTCTGCGCTGAGCGCCTTTGA
- a CDS encoding HU family DNA-binding protein, with product MNKQELIDAISSKTEASKATIGAILSEYVEVVKKTVAKKGSVEWLGFGKFSSGERAAREGRNPKTGEKIKIAETRTVKFTAGKAFKEAVNGKAKK from the coding sequence ATGAACAAGCAAGAACTGATTGATGCTATCTCCTCAAAAACGGAAGCGAGTAAGGCCACTATCGGTGCAATATTAAGTGAGTATGTAGAAGTCGTTAAAAAGACAGTGGCAAAGAAAGGGTCAGTCGAATGGCTTGGTTTTGGTAAATTTTCCTCAGGTGAGCGCGCAGCGCGTGAAGGCCGTAATCCAAAGACCGGTGAAAAAATCAAAATCGCCGAAACTAGAACAGTTAAGTTTACCGCTGGCAAAGCATTCAAAGAAGCGGTGAATGGTAAGGCGAAGAAGTAA
- a CDS encoding bile acid:sodium symporter family protein, translated as MRAKFQPNFLTLSILSAVILANFLPCQGEATVAFSWAANGAISLIFFLHGAKLPRATLIAGAMHWRLHLLIFGCTFAMFPLLGLALQPILSPLVTPTLYTGVLFLCILPSTIQASITFTAIAKGNVAAAICSAPASNLLGILITPLFASLIFSQHGINHALWLSSVKQVTLLLLVPFIIGQIACRWLAASFERHARPLEWIEQCALPLVAYTAFSEAVVQGLWSQIAPHSLLGLIVVNGALLVLALIVTGYLSKLAGFTQADRITILFCGSQRSLASGVAIAQIVFAGYAVGIAILPLLLFHPMQLIVGSLLAQYYRTRAKPYKLAPLSSRD; from the coding sequence ATGCGCGCCAAATTTCAGCCAAATTTTCTGACTTTATCGATCCTGAGCGCAGTTATTCTTGCCAATTTTCTGCCCTGCCAGGGTGAAGCCACGGTGGCCTTCAGTTGGGCTGCAAATGGCGCAATTAGCCTCATCTTTTTCTTGCATGGAGCAAAATTACCGCGTGCAACCTTAATCGCTGGAGCCATGCACTGGCGGCTTCATCTCCTGATTTTCGGTTGCACCTTTGCGATGTTTCCGCTACTTGGACTGGCGCTCCAGCCGATTTTATCGCCACTGGTTACCCCAACTCTGTATACGGGCGTTTTGTTTTTATGCATATTGCCCTCAACCATACAAGCCTCGATTACTTTCACCGCAATTGCCAAAGGTAATGTAGCGGCAGCGATATGTTCTGCGCCAGCCTCAAATCTGCTGGGCATTCTTATCACGCCATTATTCGCCAGCTTAATCTTCAGCCAGCATGGAATAAACCATGCTTTATGGTTGTCTTCAGTCAAACAAGTTACACTGCTTTTACTCGTGCCTTTTATCATCGGCCAGATAGCGTGCCGTTGGCTTGCCGCCTCTTTTGAGCGCCATGCCCGGCCCCTTGAATGGATCGAACAGTGCGCACTTCCACTGGTTGCTTACACGGCCTTTAGCGAGGCCGTGGTGCAAGGTTTGTGGTCGCAAATTGCACCGCACTCACTCCTGGGCCTGATCGTTGTGAATGGAGCGCTTCTTGTACTGGCACTTATCGTCACCGGCTATCTAAGCAAACTCGCAGGCTTTACCCAAGCCGATCGAATCACCATTTTATTCTGTGGATCACAAAGAAGCCTGGCCTCAGGGGTTGCCATCGCGCAAATTGTTTTTGCTGGTTATGCAGTAGGCATCGCCATTTTGCCTTTATTGCTCTTTCATCCAATGCAGTTAATCGTCGGCTCGTTGTTAGCGCAGTACTATCGTACG
- a CDS encoding lytic transglycosylase domain-containing protein — protein MLKSLIYLIILLSASAALPVQADCFDDAARYQRVNPVILRAIAWQESRYRPDAMRKNDNGSTDYGLMQINSIHLPALSKYGVSSNTLMEPCASVYIAAWHLRQKMDKYGNTWRAIGSYHSETPEYRDKYAGQIIKILTKWGATSQPR, from the coding sequence ATGCTAAAGTCGCTCATTTACCTCATCATTTTGCTTAGTGCATCTGCTGCGTTGCCAGTACAGGCCGATTGTTTCGACGATGCAGCGCGCTACCAACGTGTGAATCCGGTCATTTTGCGCGCCATCGCCTGGCAAGAATCACGCTATCGCCCAGACGCCATGCGCAAAAATGATAATGGCTCAACCGATTACGGACTGATGCAAATTAATTCAATCCACCTTCCAGCGCTCTCTAAATATGGCGTCTCATCCAACACACTGATGGAGCCCTGCGCCAGCGTCTATATCGCGGCTTGGCATTTGCGCCAAAAGATGGATAAATATGGCAATACTTGGCGAGCGATCGGCTCTTACCACTCTGAAACACCGGAGTATCGCGACAAATATGCCGGTCAGATTATTAAAATTCTGACCAAATGGGGCGCCACATCCCAGCCGCGTTGA
- a CDS encoding nitronate monooxygenase family protein: MALPTVLQNLVLPVIAAPMFTVSYPELVLAQCKAGIVGAFPALNARPPELLNAWLTEIKQALDAYQAAQPEARIGPLAVNQIIHSTNTRLEHDVRVCVEHRVPIFITSLREPIRELIDAVHAYGGIVLHDVISIRHAHKALEAGVDGLILVAAGAGGHAGNLSPFALVGEVRRFFTGPLVLSGAITTGQAIFATQAMGADLAYIGTRFIATHEAHATDQYKNAIIEAQATDIIYTNLFTGVHGNYIRQSIVNAGLDPNQLPSADKSKMVFNNHQAKAWRDIWGAGQGVGLIDDLPSVAELVTRLKSEYTQAHRQFD; encoded by the coding sequence ATGGCTCTCCCCACAGTTTTGCAAAACCTCGTATTGCCGGTTATCGCGGCGCCCATGTTTACCGTTAGCTACCCAGAATTGGTGTTGGCGCAATGTAAAGCTGGCATTGTGGGCGCTTTTCCAGCCTTAAATGCGCGGCCTCCTGAGTTACTGAATGCCTGGCTTACAGAAATCAAACAAGCCCTTGATGCGTACCAAGCAGCCCAGCCTGAAGCACGTATCGGCCCGCTTGCTGTCAATCAGATTATCCACAGCACAAATACACGGCTTGAGCACGATGTGCGGGTTTGCGTTGAGCATCGAGTGCCTATTTTCATCACCAGTTTGCGTGAGCCGATTAGAGAGTTAATAGACGCCGTGCACGCCTATGGCGGCATTGTGCTCCATGACGTAATCAGTATCCGTCATGCACATAAGGCGCTAGAGGCTGGAGTGGACGGTTTGATTTTGGTCGCCGCCGGTGCGGGAGGCCATGCCGGCAATTTATCGCCCTTTGCCTTAGTCGGCGAAGTGCGGCGTTTCTTTACGGGGCCACTGGTTCTTTCTGGAGCGATCACAACCGGCCAAGCTATTTTCGCCACGCAAGCCATGGGGGCTGACTTGGCTTATATTGGCACACGCTTTATCGCAACACATGAAGCCCATGCTACCGATCAATATAAAAATGCCATTATTGAGGCTCAGGCAACCGATATTATTTACACTAACCTTTTTACCGGTGTGCATGGCAATTATATTCGACAAAGTATTGTCAATGCTGGGTTAGACCCTAACCAACTCCCTAGCGCAGACAAATCAAAAATGGTTTTTAACAATCACCAAGCCAAAGCATGGCGAGATATTTGGGGAGCCGGCCAAGGAGTGGGTCTGATAGACGACCTTCCCTCCGTAGCCGAACTCGTAACACGTTTAAAAAGCGAATATACCCAAGCGCACAGACAGTTTGACTGA
- the bioA gene encoding adenosylmethionine--8-amino-7-oxononanoate transaminase, translating to MMTPNQTPLATEWIARSLHAVWHPCTQMKHHEQLPLVPLARGAGAWLYDVDSHRYLDAISSWWVNLFGHANAYINDAIKAQLDTLEHAMLAGCTHAPAIELAERLNALTGGALGHAFFASDGASAVEIALKMSFHYWRNSGLTSKQEFVCVANGYHGETIGALGVTDVALFKTAYDPLLRHAHIAPSPDARQAQPGESAADVAQRSIAAITELFEARHNHIAAIIIEPLVQCAAGMAMHDPSFITKLRALCDRYAVHLITDEIAVGCGRTGTFFAYEQAGIQPDFLCLSKGISGGYLPLSVVLTRPAIYAAFYADDTARGFLHSHSYTGNPLACRAALATLDLFEKEDVLARNRSKSELLARLLEPLTTHPHVRHLRRCGTIIAFDVTPKMVTPDHAPDMPPQKISTPAMSFSRRFFETALQNELLLRPIHHTVYLMPPYILSNDEITLLAERTCATLEQVLSESV from the coding sequence ATGATGACCCCCAACCAGACCCCACTTGCAACCGAATGGATCGCCCGTAGCCTGCATGCCGTATGGCATCCGTGCACGCAAATGAAGCACCACGAACAATTGCCGTTGGTACCCTTGGCACGTGGCGCAGGTGCCTGGTTATATGACGTTGATAGCCATCGCTACCTTGATGCAATTAGTTCATGGTGGGTCAATCTATTTGGTCATGCAAACGCATACATTAATGATGCCATCAAAGCGCAGCTTGACACGCTTGAACACGCCATGCTCGCGGGCTGCACGCATGCGCCGGCGATCGAACTCGCCGAGCGTTTAAACGCCCTCACAGGAGGCGCACTGGGGCATGCCTTTTTTGCTTCCGACGGAGCCTCTGCGGTTGAAATTGCACTCAAAATGAGCTTCCACTATTGGCGCAATAGCGGACTGACTAGCAAACAAGAATTTGTTTGCGTTGCCAATGGCTATCATGGGGAAACCATTGGTGCACTCGGCGTCACAGATGTTGCTTTATTTAAAACTGCGTATGATCCATTGTTGCGCCATGCGCATATTGCGCCATCGCCCGATGCCCGCCAAGCGCAGCCAGGAGAATCTGCGGCTGACGTCGCTCAGCGCAGCATTGCCGCGATTACTGAATTATTTGAAGCCAGACATAACCATATTGCGGCCATCATTATTGAACCCCTGGTGCAGTGCGCAGCCGGAATGGCGATGCATGATCCAAGCTTTATCACAAAACTACGCGCCTTATGCGATCGTTATGCAGTGCATTTAATTACCGACGAAATTGCGGTTGGATGCGGCCGGACCGGTACTTTTTTCGCCTATGAACAAGCTGGCATTCAACCTGATTTCTTATGCTTATCAAAAGGCATTAGCGGGGGCTATTTGCCACTTTCCGTCGTGTTAACACGCCCTGCGATTTACGCTGCATTCTATGCAGATGACACCGCCCGCGGCTTTTTGCATTCACATTCGTATACCGGCAATCCACTCGCCTGCCGCGCCGCACTCGCAACTCTTGATTTGTTTGAGAAAGAAGATGTGCTAGCGCGTAATCGCTCAAAATCAGAGTTGCTCGCCCGGCTTTTAGAGCCGCTAACAACGCATCCACACGTGCGACATCTACGGCGTTGCGGAACCATTATTGCGTTTGATGTAACCCCAAAAATGGTCACGCCAGATCATGCTCCGGATATGCCCCCCCAAAAAATTTCGACGCCAGCGATGAGTTTTTCGCGGCGTTTCTTCGAGACTGCTTTGCAAAACGAACTCCTGCTACGTCCAATTCACCACACCGTATATTTGATGCCGCCCTATATTTTGTCTAACGATGAAATCACCTTGCTGGCCGAGCGTACTTGCGCCACGCTAGAGCAGGTCCTTAGCGAGTCCGTCTAA